Genomic DNA from Panthera leo isolate Ple1 chromosome A1, P.leo_Ple1_pat1.1, whole genome shotgun sequence:
AACCTCCTCTCTCAGGCTCAGCTGCAGGCACAGCCTCTTGCGCCAGGCGGAactcaaatgaaaaagaaaagtggctTCCAGATAACTAGCGTTACCCCGGCTCAGATCTCCGCCAGCATCAGCTCTAACAACAGTATCGCAGAGGACACCGAGAGCTATGATGACCTGGATGAGTCTCACACGGAAGATCTGTCTTCTTCCGAGATCCTTGATGTGTCACTTTCCAGGGCTACTGACTTAGGGGAGCCTGAACGCAGCTCCTCAGAAGAGACTCTGAATAACTTCCAGGAAGCTGAGACACCTGGGGCAGTCTCTCCCAACCAGCCCCACCTTCCGCAGCCTCATTTGCCTCACCTTCCACAACAGAACGTTGTGATCAATGGGAATGCTCATCCAcaccacctccatcaccaccatcacatCCATCATGGGCACCACCTACACCATGGGCATCACCATCCATCCCATGCTGGTGTGGCCAGTACATCCATTCCTGGAGGGCCACCCTCCAGTCCAGTATCCAGAAAACTCTCTGCAGCTGGAAGCTCTGACAGTGTTCTAGCAGCGGCCCCAACTTCTGCTGTATCATCCGGTGGCTCACCTGCATCTGTAATGACTAATATCCGTGCTCCAAGTACTACTGGCAGTATAGGTATAAGTTCTGTTACTGGCACTAATACAATGAGTAATGTTAACATTACTGCCGTGGGTAGTTTTAATCCTAGTGTGACAAGCAGCATACTTGGTAATGCTAATATAAATGCAAGCAATATTCCTAGTGCTGCTGCTACTGTGAGTGTTGGGCCTGGAGTTAGCAGCAGTGTTAATGTGAATATCTTGAGTGGCATGGGCAATGGTACTATATCCTCCTCCGCTGTTGTTAACAGTGCCCCCAGTGCAGCTGCAGGGATGACTGTGGGGTCCCTTTCGGGTCAGCAGCAGCCACCAACAGTTAACACGTCAAGGTTCAGAGTTGTGAAGTTAGATTCTAGTTCTGAACCCTTTAAAAAAGGCAGATGGACTTGCACCGAgttctatgaaaaagaaaatgctgtacCTGCTGCAGAAGGTGTGGCGATAAATAAAGTGGTGGAAACTGTGAAACAGAACCCGACAGAAGTGACTTCGGAGAGGGAGAGCACTAGTGGGAGTTCAGTGAGCAGTAGTGTCAGCACACTGAGTCACTACACGGAGAGTGTGGGAAGCGGAGAGATGGGAGCCCCTACTGTGGTGGTGCAGCAGCAGCAACCAGCTCTTCAAGGTATGGCTCTTCCCCAGATGGATTTCAGTAGCACTGGTCCCCAGAGTATTTCAGCAGTTAGCATTCCACAGAGTATTTCTCAGTCACAGATCACGCAAGTACAATTACAGTCTCAAGAACTGAGCTATCCTCAAAAGCAAGGTCTTCAGCCAGTACCTCTACAGGCCACTATCAGTGCTGCAACTGGTATCCAGCCGTCACCTGTTAGTGTGGTTGGTGTAACTTCAGCTTTAGGTCAGCAGCCTTCCATTTCCAGTCTGGCTCAACCCCAACTACCGTATTCTCAGACGGTTCCTCCAGTGCAAGCCCCCCTTCCAGGAGCACCACCCCAACCGTTACAGTATGGACAACAGCAGCCGACTGTCTCTACCCAGATGGTCCCAGGCCATGGTAAATCCGTGGCTCAGAATCCTTCAGAGTATGTGCAGCAGCAGCCGATTCTTCAAACAGCAGTGTCCTCCGGACAGCCCAGTTCAGGAGTGGGAGCAGGAGCGACAGTGATTCCTACGGCTCAGCCACAGAGTATCCAGCTGCCGGTGCAGCCCACGGCAATCCAAGCACAACCTGCAGGGGCATCCGGCCAGCCTGTTGGCCAGGCTCAAACAGCAGTATCTGTTGTACCTACTGGCAGTCAAATTGCAAATATCGGTCAACAAGCAAACATACCTACTGCAGTGCAGCAGCCCTCTACCCAAGTCACACCTTCGGTTATTCAGCAAGGTGCTCCTCCATCTTCACAAATAGTTCCACCTGCTCAAACTGCGATTATTCATCAGGGAGTTCAAACTAGTGTGTCAAGCCTTCCTCAACAGTTGGTCATTGCACCCCAGAGTACCTTGTTAACTGTGCCTCCCCAGCCACAAGGAGTAGAATCGGTAGCTCAAGTTGTTTCGCAGCCGTTGCCTGCAGTTAGTCCTTTGCCCTCTGCTAGTAGTATTTCTGTTACAAGTCAGGTTAGTTCAACTGGTCCTTCTGGAATGCCTTCTGCCCCAACAAACTTGGTTCCACCACAGAATATAGCACAAACCCCTGCCACTCAAAATGGTAATTTGGTTCAAAGTGTTAGTCAACCTCCCTTGATAGCCAGTAACATAAATCTGCCTTTGGCACAACAGATACCACTAAGTTCTACTCAGTTCTCTGCACAATCATTAGCTCAGGCAATTGGAAGCCAAATTGAAGATGCCAGGCGCCCAGCGGAACCCTCCTTAGTTGGCTTACCTCAGACTATCAGTGGTGACAGTGGGGGAATGTCAGCAGTTTCAGATGGGAGTAGCAGCAGCCTAGCAGCCCCTGCTTC
This window encodes:
- the TSC22D1 gene encoding TSC22 domain family protein 1 isoform X1; this encodes MHQPPESTAAAAAAAADISARKMAHPAMFPRRGSGSGSASALNAAGTGVGSSATSSEDFPPPSLLQPPPPAASSTSGPQPPPPQSLNLLSQAQLQAQPLAPGGTQMKKKSGFQITSVTPAQISASISSNNSIAEDTESYDDLDESHTEDLSSSEILDVSLSRATDLGEPERSSSEETLNNFQEAETPGAVSPNQPHLPQPHLPHLPQQNVVINGNAHPHHLHHHHHIHHGHHLHHGHHHPSHAGVASTSIPGGPPSSPVSRKLSAAGSSDSVLAAAPTSAVSSGGSPASVMTNIRAPSTTGSIGISSVTGTNTMSNVNITAVGSFNPSVTSSILGNANINASNIPSAAATVSVGPGVSSSVNVNILSGMGNGTISSSAVVNSAPSAAAGMTVGSLSGQQQPPTVNTSRFRVVKLDSSSEPFKKGRWTCTEFYEKENAVPAAEGVAINKVVETVKQNPTEVTSERESTSGSSVSSSVSTLSHYTESVGSGEMGAPTVVVQQQQPALQGMALPQMDFSSTGPQSISAVSIPQSISQSQITQVQLQSQELSYPQKQGLQPVPLQATISAATGIQPSPVSVVGVTSALGQQPSISSLAQPQLPYSQTVPPVQAPLPGAPPQPLQYGQQQPTVSTQMVPGHGKSVAQNPSEYVQQQPILQTAVSSGQPSSGVGAGATVIPTAQPQSIQLPVQPTAIQAQPAGASGQPVGQAQTAVSVVPTGSQIANIGQQANIPTAVQQPSTQVTPSVIQQGAPPSSQIVPPAQTAIIHQGVQTSVSSLPQQLVIAPQSTLLTVPPQPQGVESVAQVVSQPLPAVSPLPSASSISVTSQVSSTGPSGMPSAPTNLVPPQNIAQTPATQNGNLVQSVSQPPLIASNINLPLAQQIPLSSTQFSAQSLAQAIGSQIEDARRPAEPSLVGLPQTISGDSGGMSAVSDGSSSSLAAPASLFPLKVLPLTTPLVDGEDESSSGASVVAIDNKIEQAMDLVKSHLMYAVREEVEVLKEQIKELIEKNSQLEQENNLLKTLASPEQLAQFQAQLQTGSPPATTQPQGTTQPPAQPASQGSGPTA
- the TSC22D1 gene encoding TSC22 domain family protein 1 isoform X3, which gives rise to MHQPPESTAAAAAAAADISARKMAHPAMFPRRGSGSGSASALNAAGTGVGSSATSSEDFPPPSLLQPPPPAASSTSGPQPPPPQSLNLLSQAQLQAQPLAPGGTQMKKKSGFQITSVTPAQISASISSNNSIAEDTESYDDLDESHTEDLSSSEILDVSLSRATDLGEPERSSSEETLNNFQEAETPGAVSPNQPHLPQPHLPHLPQQNVVINGNAHPHHLHHHHHIHHGHHLHHGHHHPSHAGVASTSIPGGPPSSPVSRKLSAAGSSDSVLAAAPTSAVSSGGSPASVMTNIRAPSTTGSIGISSVTGTNTMSNVNITAVGSFNPSVTSSILGNANINASNIPSAAATVSVGPGVSSSVNVNILSGMGNGTISSSAVVNSAPSAAAGMTVGSLSGQQQPPTVNTSRFRVVKLDSSSEPFKKGRWTCTEFYEKENAVPAAEGVAINKVVETVKQNPTEVTSERESTSGSSVSSSVSTLSHYTESVGSGEMGAPTVVVQQQQPALQGMALPQMDFSSTGPQSISAVSIPQSISQSQITQVQLQSQELSYPQKQGLQPVPLQATISAATGIQPSPVSVVGVTSALGQQPSISSLAQPQLPYSQTVPPVQAPLPGAPPQPLQYGQQQPTVSTQMVPGHGKSVAQNPSEYVQQQPILQTAVSSGQPSSGVGAGATVIPTAQPQSIQLPVQPTAIQAQPAGASGQPVGQAQTAVSVVPTGSQIANIGQQANIPTAVQQPSTQVTPSVIQQGAPPSSQIVPPAQTAIIHQGVQTSVSSLPQQLVIAPQSTLLTVPPQPQGVESVAQVVSQPLPAVSPLPSASSISVTSQVSSTGPSGMPSAPTNLVPPQNIAQTPATQNGNLVQSVSQPPLIASNINLPLAQQIPLSSTQFSAQSLAQAIGSQIEDARRPAEPSLVGLPQTISGDSGGMSAVSDGSSSSLAAPASLFPLKVLPLTTPLVDGEDERLIEMTKQITIN
- the TSC22D1 gene encoding TSC22 domain family protein 1 isoform X2, whose translation is MHQPPESTAAAAAAAADISARKMAHPAMFPRRGSGSGSASALNAAGTGVGSSATSSEDFPPPSLLQPPPPAASSTSGPQPPPPQSLNLLSQAQLQAQPLAPGGTQMKKKSGFQITSVTPAQISASISSNNSIAEDTESYDDLDESHTEDLSSSEILDVSLSRATDLGEPERSSSEETLNNFQEAETPGAVSPNQPHLPQPHLPHLPQQNVVINGNAHPHHLHHHHHIHHGHHLHHGHHHPSHAGVASTSIPGGPPSSPVSRKLSAAGSSDSVLAAAPTSAVSSGGSPASVMTNIRAPSTTGSIGISSVTGTNTMSNVNITAVGSFNPSVTSSILGNANINASNIPSAAATVSVGPGVSSSVNVNILSGMGNGTISSSAVVNSAPSAAAGMTVGSLSGQQQPPTVNTSRFRVVKLDSSSEPFKKGRWTCTEFYEKENAVPAAEGVAINKVVETVKQNPTEVTSERESTSGSSVSSSVSTLSHYTESVGSGEMGAPTVVVQQQQPALQGMALPQMDFSSTGPQSISAVSIPQSISQSQITQVQLQSQELSYPQKQGLQPVPLQATISAATGIQPSPVSVVGVTSALGQQPSISSLAQPQLPYSQTVPPVQAPLPGAPPQPLQYGQQQPTVSTQMVPGHGKSVAQNPSEYVQQQPILQTAVSSGQPSSGVGAGATVIPTAQPQSIQLPVQPTAIQAQPAGASGQPVGQAQTAVSVVPTGSQIANIGQQANIPTAVQQPSTQVTPSVIQQGAPPSSQIVPPAQTAIIHQGVQTSVSSLPQQLVIAPQSTLLTVPPQPQGVESVAQVVSQPLPAVSPLPSASSISVTSQVSSTGPSGMPSAPTNLVPPQNIAQTPATQNGNLVQSVSQPPLIASNINLPLAQQIPLSSTQFSAQSLAQAIGSQIEDARRPAEPSLVGLPQTISGDSGGMSAVSDGSSSSLAAPASLFPLKVLPLTTPLVDGEDESSLFQCFSPTRGARSDPRTTDTAKTTESF